One part of the Halobacteria archaeon AArc-dxtr1 genome encodes these proteins:
- a CDS encoding recombinase XerD, producing the protein MSDIVIADAVDAYLARKATGDPDENDAGVYASNAGSILRRWAAWLESERDCTALFALEDGHLRSYAERLRALVREGSYAASTAQTYFAVVRAFLAWCVRGGLLETNPAATAHAQEPLPAVDGDSSGDADAFDERRQRLVGYVSDRAAEATDADRRERLSKRRDHALVSLLAHSDVRGSEVFRVPTDGRRDGATWDDVDFYAGTMQVRASSNSLEQVVLPAAARTPLRRYRILQQPPTPDWPLFPTRHAPSVASHVRSVLRDRGLSTETVDDVLAESTAIDVARERRVPPPAVTTEGARSILKRLSADAGIEGEHLTPRRMGAAAPESEREATTPSKTTLRSLPSERSIVLLDDHRNTAPDTDSQ; encoded by the coding sequence GTGAGTGACATTGTCATCGCTGACGCCGTCGACGCGTATCTCGCACGGAAGGCGACCGGCGACCCGGACGAGAACGACGCCGGTGTCTACGCCTCGAACGCGGGTTCAATCCTGCGACGCTGGGCGGCGTGGCTCGAATCGGAGCGCGACTGCACCGCGTTGTTCGCACTCGAGGACGGCCACCTCCGCTCGTACGCCGAGCGGTTGCGCGCTCTCGTCCGCGAGGGGTCGTACGCCGCGTCGACCGCGCAGACGTACTTCGCCGTCGTACGAGCGTTTCTCGCATGGTGTGTCCGTGGCGGCCTCCTCGAGACGAATCCAGCAGCCACGGCACACGCTCAAGAGCCCCTGCCGGCGGTAGACGGGGATAGCTCGGGTGACGCTGACGCGTTCGACGAACGCCGCCAGCGACTCGTGGGCTACGTCAGCGACCGCGCCGCCGAGGCAACCGATGCGGACCGTCGCGAGCGCCTGTCCAAGCGCCGCGATCACGCGCTCGTGTCGCTCCTTGCCCACTCGGACGTACGCGGCTCGGAGGTGTTTCGCGTTCCCACTGATGGTCGGCGCGACGGGGCGACCTGGGACGACGTCGACTTCTACGCCGGGACGATGCAGGTGCGTGCCAGCTCCAACTCACTCGAGCAGGTCGTCCTCCCCGCGGCTGCCCGGACGCCGCTTCGACGCTACCGCATCCTCCAGCAGCCGCCGACACCCGACTGGCCACTGTTCCCGACCCGCCACGCCCCATCTGTGGCGAGTCACGTCCGCTCGGTGTTGCGTGATCGGGGCCTCTCGACGGAGACGGTCGACGACGTGCTCGCGGAATCGACGGCGATCGACGTCGCTCGAGAACGGCGCGTTCCGCCGCCGGCGGTCACGACGGAAGGGGCGCGTTCGATCCTCAAACGTCTCTCCGCCGACGCAGGGATCGAGGGCGAGCACCTCACACCGCGACGGATGGGGGCAGCTGCTCCGGAGAGCGAACGCGAAGCCACAACCCCCTCGAAGACGACGCTTCGGTCGTTACCCTCCGAACGGTCGATCGTTCTCCTCGACGACCACCGGAACACAGCTCCGGATACCGACAGTCAGTAG
- a CDS encoding Na(+)/H(+) antiporter subunit D, whose product MMGIEIEALSMVYPPLVVFAAALLVLVLPRVLGYAVGTLSLLAAMAVAVFAPEGAVEATFLGFEVQPMLVDDFTRMVGLGLAFLGTFAVVYAYSSEASRNLGAIALAYVASALGAVYAGDWLVLVFMWEIMALTSTLLVWQYRGDAVRAGYRYALAHGIGGSLVLFAVAAHYAQVGTFVYGEGVGYTDALLAGGIAEGIPMILAILGIGVNVAFVGFHTWLPDTYPRPHFAASVFLAAFTTKTSAYVLLRAVPEGNLYLAYMGGLMAVYGVVFALLQHDMRALLSYHIQAQLGYMVAGIGIGTTIGAAGAMGHLFNNVLYKSLLFMAVGVVIYRTRENDLYKLGGLWREMPITAIAFFIGALSITAVPGFSGFISKGMVLDAAAGYFDGTTEYTALYWLLFIGAIGTFLSFIKLGYYVFFHGESDRTVRDAKPGQSVAMLAVGAACVVLGLLWWQFTDLLPLVDGAEIDIAGENQGLTPYSLGHLQDALILIVVSAVGFKLIRKPLSTLDYPDPATIVNPAGYHLGRTSMLAVTELYRIVDAAAVELVRRTYWIGANPVLAVAQVTGQLPDWVVDTEPPQPTDGGRPSTIHLRATIGLTVLVLTLVLTIVLFLLT is encoded by the coding sequence ATGATGGGGATCGAGATCGAGGCACTCTCGATGGTCTACCCGCCACTCGTCGTCTTCGCAGCGGCGCTGCTCGTACTCGTCTTGCCGCGGGTCCTCGGCTACGCCGTCGGAACACTCAGCCTCCTCGCGGCGATGGCCGTCGCCGTCTTCGCTCCCGAGGGCGCCGTCGAGGCGACGTTCCTCGGCTTCGAAGTCCAGCCGATGCTGGTCGACGACTTTACCCGGATGGTCGGGCTCGGACTCGCCTTCCTCGGCACGTTCGCGGTCGTCTACGCCTACTCGAGCGAGGCCTCCCGAAACCTGGGGGCCATTGCGCTTGCATACGTCGCCAGCGCGCTGGGCGCGGTGTACGCCGGCGACTGGCTCGTCCTCGTGTTCATGTGGGAGATCATGGCGCTGACGAGCACGCTGTTGGTCTGGCAGTACCGTGGCGACGCGGTCCGGGCCGGCTACCGCTACGCGCTCGCCCACGGGATCGGCGGCAGTCTGGTGCTCTTCGCCGTCGCAGCCCACTACGCACAGGTCGGCACGTTCGTCTACGGTGAGGGCGTCGGCTACACCGACGCCCTGCTCGCAGGTGGTATCGCGGAGGGGATCCCGATGATCCTCGCGATCCTCGGGATCGGCGTCAACGTCGCCTTCGTCGGCTTCCACACCTGGTTGCCGGATACCTACCCGCGACCGCACTTCGCGGCCTCAGTATTCCTCGCCGCGTTCACGACGAAGACCAGCGCCTACGTCCTGCTTCGGGCGGTTCCCGAAGGGAACCTCTACCTTGCATATATGGGCGGGCTGATGGCCGTCTACGGCGTCGTCTTCGCCTTGCTCCAGCACGATATGCGGGCGCTTCTCTCCTATCACATCCAGGCCCAGCTCGGCTACATGGTCGCCGGAATCGGCATCGGGACGACTATCGGCGCCGCTGGCGCGATGGGACACCTGTTCAACAACGTCCTCTACAAGAGCCTGCTGTTCATGGCCGTCGGGGTCGTCATCTACCGCACCCGCGAGAACGACCTCTACAAGCTCGGCGGGCTCTGGCGGGAGATGCCGATCACCGCCATCGCCTTCTTCATCGGCGCGCTCTCGATTACCGCCGTCCCCGGGTTCAGCGGCTTCATCAGCAAGGGGATGGTGTTAGACGCCGCCGCGGGCTACTTCGACGGAACGACCGAGTACACGGCGCTGTACTGGCTGCTGTTTATCGGCGCCATCGGCACCTTCCTCTCGTTCATCAAACTCGGCTACTACGTCTTCTTCCACGGCGAGAGCGATCGCACGGTCAGAGACGCAAAGCCGGGCCAGTCGGTCGCCATGCTCGCGGTGGGTGCGGCCTGCGTCGTCCTCGGGCTTCTCTGGTGGCAGTTCACCGACCTTCTCCCGCTGGTCGACGGCGCGGAGATCGACATCGCCGGCGAGAACCAGGGGCTTACTCCCTACAGTCTCGGTCACCTGCAGGACGCGCTGATCCTGATCGTCGTCTCCGCGGTGGGCTTCAAGCTCATCCGGAAGCCGCTCTCGACGCTCGATTACCCCGACCCGGCCACGATCGTCAACCCCGCCGGCTACCACCTCGGGCGCACGTCGATGCTCGCAGTCACGGAGCTCTACCGGATCGTCGACGCCGCCGCGGTCGAACTCGTCCGGCGAACCTACTGGATCGGGGCGAACCCCGTTCTCGCGGTCGCGCAAGTCACCGGACAGCTCCCTGATTGGGTCGTCGACACCGAACCGCCCCAGCCGACCGACGGCGGCCGGCCGTCGACGATCCACCTCCGGGCGACCATCGGGCTCACGGTGCTGGTGCTCACGCTGGTACTGACGATCGTCCTCTTCTTGCTCACGTAA
- a CDS encoding proton-conducting transporter membrane subunit has translation MSEVITSVRPLAAVLVSAIAVILIVGSYRYPNVREGWSVAAALAKFAIVVSMLPGVLDGTVYEWSFAESTGFEFVAGIDFVLRADPLGMLFATLASFLWIFTSFYAAGYMRGLDEHAQTRFFAAFAASLSTAVGIAFSGNLVTIFIFYELLSLVTYPLVAHNEDDEARIAGRKYLTYTFFGGGVFLLAGTVLVYWLTSQAGNATVSFEAGGMEALATAANADPGIAMAAFYLLIAGFGVKAAVMPLHSWLADAMVAPTPVSGLLHAVAVVKSGAFGVARVILDVYGIDLTGSLSFEVPGIATQVGMNVPVAILAAFTLTAASIIALRKDHLKRRLAYSTTAQLSYIVLGLSILHPAAILGALFHIPAHAFGKLTLFFCAGAVHVETHTDYVSEMAGIGKRMPVVMSAFAIGAAGMAGMPLIAGFVSKFYMLIGSGTVGGGYWLFAAALIVSGILNIAYLWPVVYTAFFESEDRHDAKPLLEFPPGGTRESYLADDVATDGGERADGSRSASGLRSDGGEPNDEEDVEAADDEKPPSGQPQPTDRDDPDAEAKGTGTPSEPEGHAVDEYPSDADVPYGETDSERQEPAHEGEGHADHATEHHDHGDHHHGGPPPGGWERKSIGFAESTWLMLMPITVIAVGAVTLGVIPDYAIFLELADVIVESVTGEGVIAR, from the coding sequence ATGTCCGAAGTCATTACGTCCGTCCGACCGCTGGCTGCCGTGTTGGTGTCGGCGATCGCCGTGATCCTGATCGTCGGCTCGTATCGCTACCCGAACGTCCGCGAGGGGTGGTCCGTCGCGGCCGCCCTCGCGAAGTTCGCCATCGTCGTGAGTATGCTTCCTGGCGTGCTCGACGGCACGGTTTACGAGTGGAGCTTCGCCGAGTCGACCGGCTTCGAGTTCGTCGCCGGGATCGACTTCGTGCTGCGAGCCGATCCGCTGGGGATGCTGTTTGCGACGCTTGCAAGCTTCCTCTGGATCTTTACGTCGTTCTACGCGGCGGGCTACATGCGCGGGCTCGACGAGCACGCCCAGACTCGATTCTTCGCCGCGTTCGCGGCCAGCCTCTCGACCGCCGTTGGGATCGCGTTCTCCGGCAATCTCGTGACGATCTTCATCTTCTACGAGTTGCTCTCGCTCGTGACCTACCCGCTGGTCGCACACAACGAGGACGACGAGGCCCGTATCGCCGGCCGGAAGTACCTCACGTACACGTTCTTCGGTGGCGGCGTCTTCCTGCTTGCCGGCACCGTACTCGTCTACTGGCTGACGAGCCAGGCCGGAAATGCGACCGTCAGCTTCGAAGCCGGCGGAATGGAGGCACTGGCGACCGCCGCGAACGCCGATCCCGGCATCGCAATGGCCGCCTTCTACCTGCTGATCGCCGGCTTCGGCGTCAAGGCGGCCGTGATGCCGCTTCACTCCTGGCTCGCCGACGCGATGGTCGCGCCGACGCCTGTGTCGGGACTGCTCCACGCGGTGGCCGTCGTCAAGTCCGGCGCCTTCGGCGTCGCCCGGGTCATCTTAGACGTCTACGGCATCGACCTCACCGGCAGTCTCAGCTTCGAAGTGCCGGGGATCGCGACTCAGGTCGGGATGAACGTGCCGGTCGCGATCCTGGCGGCGTTTACGCTCACCGCGGCGAGCATCATCGCGCTCCGGAAGGATCACTTGAAACGGCGGTTGGCGTACTCGACGACCGCCCAGCTGTCGTACATCGTACTCGGGCTCTCGATTCTCCACCCCGCGGCGATCCTCGGAGCCCTGTTCCACATCCCGGCCCACGCGTTCGGGAAGCTCACGCTGTTCTTCTGTGCTGGCGCGGTCCACGTCGAGACCCACACGGACTACGTCAGCGAGATGGCCGGCATCGGCAAGCGGATGCCGGTCGTGATGAGCGCGTTCGCGATCGGCGCGGCCGGAATGGCCGGCATGCCCCTCATCGCCGGCTTCGTCAGCAAGTTCTACATGCTGATCGGCTCGGGCACCGTCGGCGGCGGCTACTGGCTGTTCGCCGCCGCGCTGATCGTCTCGGGAATCTTAAACATCGCCTACCTCTGGCCGGTGGTCTACACCGCTTTCTTCGAGAGCGAAGACCGCCACGACGCCAAACCACTACTCGAGTTCCCGCCGGGTGGCACGCGAGAGTCGTACCTCGCGGACGACGTCGCGACTGACGGCGGTGAGCGAGCCGACGGGTCGCGATCCGCGTCGGGCCTCCGGTCCGACGGCGGTGAGCCGAACGACGAGGAAGATGTCGAAGCTGCCGACGACGAGAAACCGCCAAGCGGCCAGCCCCAGCCCACCGACCGGGACGATCCCGACGCAGAAGCCAAGGGAACAGGTACGCCCTCGGAGCCTGAGGGACACGCCGTCGACGAGTATCCGAGCGACGCCGACGTCCCGTACGGAGAGACTGACTCCGAGCGCCAGGAGCCGGCCCACGAGGGCGAAGGCCACGCCGACCACGCCACCGAGCACCACGACCACGGTGACCACCACCATGGCGGACCACCGCCAGGCGGTTGGGAACGCAAATCGATCGGCTTCGCCGAGAGCACCTGGCTCATGTTGATGCCGATCACCGTGATCGCGGTCGGCGCCGTCACGCTCGGCGTGATCCCCGACTACGCGATCTTCCTCGAGTTGGCCGACGTCATCGTCGAGTCGGTCACCGGTGAGGGGGTGATTGCCCGATGA
- a CDS encoding proton-conducting transporter membrane subunit, producing MSSADFILPLLIAVPILMAAVPIALGLWFDRTGWSVTAATTAALVAASAYLANAVYAQERVVHVLGGWEEPQGIGIELVADPFSTLIICLVTVTSASLLAYTRVGGPRGNTFYAGYLLLVGGLLGLSLTGDVFNMFVFLEIVGLGTYAMIASGDGPESAVAALKYLILGTVGASLYLIGVGFLFMATGALNIQVLGEAVPQIAAEGGSDLTLLRAGFAFIFVGFAIKVAQWPLHTWQPDAYQHAPDGVTPLIAALVSTVSAYALGRVLYSAFGAEFLTATPYAQEVILAVGAVSVIAGSTLAVIQRDVKRMFAYSSVAQFGLIVAAYGLVTQIAFAGAVIHLVGHGLLKAGLFAAAGVVALSYGARTVNEYAGLAHHRPVPAASMAVLLIALIGIPPSVGFIGKWYIAVGAVEAQVWSVAAVVFLSTMLTLAYSARLLEKMYFTPRVESPHRESIPAVATDGGTGTSSAGASVRGPVSVGMLVLIVGAALLAVALGFAGDAFFEWLEPFLAEVFN from the coding sequence ATGAGTAGCGCCGATTTCATCCTCCCGCTGTTGATCGCCGTCCCGATTCTGATGGCGGCCGTCCCCATCGCTCTCGGGCTGTGGTTCGACCGGACCGGCTGGTCGGTCACTGCGGCGACGACAGCTGCGCTCGTCGCCGCGTCGGCATACCTGGCGAACGCAGTATACGCCCAAGAGCGCGTCGTTCACGTCCTCGGCGGGTGGGAGGAACCGCAGGGGATCGGCATCGAACTCGTTGCCGATCCGTTCTCGACGCTGATCATCTGCCTCGTGACGGTCACCTCTGCAAGTCTTCTCGCGTACACGCGCGTGGGCGGGCCACGCGGGAACACGTTCTACGCCGGCTACCTGCTGCTCGTCGGCGGCCTGCTCGGACTCTCGCTGACCGGCGACGTCTTCAACATGTTCGTCTTCTTAGAGATCGTCGGCCTGGGAACCTACGCGATGATCGCAAGCGGCGACGGTCCCGAGTCGGCCGTTGCGGCGCTCAAGTATCTCATCCTCGGTACCGTCGGTGCCTCGCTGTACCTGATCGGCGTCGGCTTCCTCTTTATGGCGACCGGCGCCCTGAACATCCAGGTGCTCGGCGAGGCGGTCCCCCAGATCGCCGCCGAGGGCGGCAGCGACCTCACGCTGTTGCGAGCCGGCTTCGCCTTTATCTTCGTCGGCTTCGCGATCAAGGTCGCCCAATGGCCGCTTCACACCTGGCAGCCAGACGCCTACCAGCACGCCCCCGACGGCGTGACGCCGCTGATCGCGGCGCTCGTCTCGACGGTCTCGGCGTACGCGCTCGGTCGCGTGCTGTACTCCGCGTTCGGTGCTGAGTTCCTCACGGCGACACCGTACGCCCAAGAGGTCATCCTCGCAGTGGGTGCCGTGAGCGTGATCGCGGGGAGCACCCTCGCGGTCATCCAGCGCGACGTCAAGCGGATGTTCGCGTACTCCTCGGTCGCCCAGTTCGGGCTGATCGTCGCGGCCTACGGACTGGTCACGCAGATCGCCTTCGCCGGTGCGGTGATCCACCTCGTCGGCCACGGCCTGCTGAAAGCCGGGCTGTTCGCCGCCGCCGGCGTCGTCGCGCTTTCATACGGTGCCCGGACCGTCAACGAGTACGCCGGATTGGCCCATCACCGACCAGTTCCGGCGGCGTCGATGGCGGTCCTGTTGATCGCGCTGATCGGTATCCCACCCTCGGTCGGCTTCATCGGCAAGTGGTACATCGCCGTCGGCGCCGTCGAGGCCCAGGTGTGGTCGGTCGCGGCCGTCGTCTTCCTGAGCACGATGCTCACGCTGGCGTACTCGGCACGGCTATTAGAGAAGATGTACTTCACGCCGCGGGTCGAGTCGCCCCACAGGGAGTCGATTCCGGCCGTCGCTACCGACGGCGGTACAGGAACCTCGAGCGCCGGTGCGAGCGTTCGCGGTCCCGTGTCCGTCGGCATGCTGGTCCTGATCGTCGGCGCTGCCCTCCTCGCTGTCGCACTCGGCTTCGCTGGTGATGCGTTCTTCGAGTGGCTCGAACCGTTCCTCGCGGAGGTGTTTAACTGA
- a CDS encoding cation:proton antiporter subunit C: MIEGALDVLATRYAYALMFVLMGIGMYMMIANENLVKKLIGVNLFQTAIFLFFVAVAYVEGGTSPVVPTEGDPGLMASPLPHVIVLTAIVVGIALTAVGLALIIRIHAEYGTLREDTLREVRADE; encoded by the coding sequence ATGATTGAGGGCGCACTCGACGTGCTGGCGACCCGCTACGCCTACGCGCTGATGTTCGTGCTGATGGGGATCGGGATGTACATGATGATCGCCAACGAGAACCTCGTCAAGAAACTGATCGGCGTCAACCTCTTCCAGACTGCCATCTTCCTCTTTTTCGTCGCGGTCGCCTACGTCGAAGGTGGAACGTCGCCGGTCGTTCCGACCGAGGGCGATCCGGGGCTGATGGCGAGCCCGCTTCCGCACGTGATCGTGCTGACCGCCATTGTCGTCGGCATCGCGCTGACGGCGGTCGGCCTCGCGCTGATCATCCGGATCCACGCGGAGTACGGAACGCTCCGTGAGGACACCCTCCGGGAGGTGCGTGCCGATGAGTAG
- a CDS encoding cation:proton antiporter → MSESDSYGDTYTESQVILTSVKIIAPFTLTYGMFLSLHGADTPGGSFQGGAIIGVTVLMLAFAFGIESTRQWLRNSFVVGLVAGGVTIFIATGLATMALGYNFLEYRAFEDTFDIAHYWGMEAIEVGGVALIVAGVIMTLFFAMAAGFTPTSHDEYGHHKADATRAEVSDDD, encoded by the coding sequence ATGTCCGAATCAGACTCCTACGGCGATACCTACACGGAGAGTCAGGTAATCTTGACCTCCGTCAAGATCATCGCACCGTTTACGCTGACCTACGGCATGTTCCTCTCCCTACACGGGGCCGACACCCCCGGCGGGAGCTTCCAGGGCGGGGCCATCATCGGCGTCACCGTCCTCATGCTTGCCTTCGCCTTCGGAATCGAGTCGACCCGCCAGTGGCTGCGTAACTCCTTCGTCGTCGGACTTGTCGCCGGCGGCGTCACCATCTTCATCGCGACCGGCCTCGCGACGATGGCGCTTGGCTACAACTTCCTCGAGTACCGGGCATTCGAGGACACGTTCGACATCGCCCACTACTGGGGGATGGAAGCCATCGAGGTTGGCGGTGTCGCGCTGATCGTCGCCGGCGTCATCATGACGCTGTTTTTTGCGATGGCAGCCGGGTTTACGCCGACCAGCCACGACGAGTACGGACACCACAAAGCCGACGCCACCCGCGCGGAGGTGAGCGACGATGATTGA
- a CDS encoding DUF4040 domain-containing protein has protein sequence MIESAVAYTLAVFILLAAVTTALFRDVLSAIVVFGAYSLGMAILYTFLLAPDVAMTEAAIGAGVTTLLLLLTIARTTRPSTERRFERINVPAVVVVGAFVLVLATLLPEMYAVGDADAPIWGGGVLSETPSLYYVQETYADTGAQNAVSAVLASYRGFDTFGEAVVVFAAGLAVLLVLKREVFT, from the coding sequence ATGATCGAAAGCGCCGTCGCCTACACGCTCGCTGTCTTCATCCTGCTGGCAGCAGTCACCACGGCGCTCTTCCGAGACGTTCTCTCGGCGATCGTCGTCTTCGGTGCCTACAGCCTGGGGATGGCGATCCTCTATACGTTCTTGCTCGCGCCAGACGTCGCGATGACGGAAGCAGCGATCGGGGCCGGCGTGACGACGCTTCTCTTATTACTGACGATCGCGCGGACGACCCGACCGTCGACCGAGCGTCGATTCGAGCGGATCAACGTCCCCGCGGTCGTCGTCGTCGGAGCCTTCGTCCTCGTCCTCGCGACGCTGTTGCCGGAGATGTACGCCGTCGGCGACGCAGACGCCCCGATCTGGGGCGGTGGCGTGCTCTCGGAGACCCCGTCGCTGTACTACGTCCAGGAGACGTACGCAGACACCGGCGCACAGAACGCGGTCTCCGCGGTGCTCGCCTCCTACCGTGGCTTCGACACGTTCGGCGAGGCCGTCGTCGTCTTCGCAGCCGGCCTCGCCGTTCTGCTGGTGTTAAAACGGGAGGTGTTCACATAA
- the mnhG gene encoding monovalent cation/H(+) antiporter subunit G, with translation MIETIRFWAIVVLLVLGIFFTFVSAVGVLRLPDIYSRAHTASQTDTLGAGMALAAVALALGWQSATIYTVLLLFFVFITNPTAAHAIARSASEVGVEPWTADDDEAESTAAADGGEQR, from the coding sequence GTGATCGAGACGATCCGCTTTTGGGCGATCGTCGTCTTGCTCGTCCTCGGGATCTTCTTTACGTTCGTCTCTGCGGTTGGCGTCTTGCGCCTGCCCGACATCTACTCGCGGGCCCACACCGCCTCCCAGACGGACACGCTCGGCGCCGGGATGGCGCTGGCTGCGGTCGCGCTCGCACTGGGCTGGCAGTCCGCGACGATTTACACCGTCTTACTGCTGTTTTTCGTCTTCATTACGAACCCGACAGCTGCTCACGCGATCGCGCGCTCGGCCTCGGAGGTCGGCGTCGAGCCGTGGACGGCCGACGACGACGAGGCCGAGTCGACGGCCGCCGCCGACGGGGGTGAGCAGCGATGA
- a CDS encoding cation:proton antiporter codes for MTPVAIEELFLVAAAVFVLLAIAMFYRAIDGPTTQDRLLAVNVLGTNTVVILALLAAGLDQPWFLDVALIYALLNFLMAVAISKFTVDRGGVL; via the coding sequence ATGACGCCCGTCGCCATCGAAGAGCTGTTTCTGGTGGCCGCAGCCGTCTTCGTCCTGCTGGCTATCGCCATGTTCTACCGGGCCATCGATGGCCCGACGACCCAGGACCGCCTGCTGGCCGTTAACGTCCTCGGGACGAACACGGTCGTCATCCTCGCGCTGCTGGCGGCCGGACTCGACCAGCCGTGGTTCTTAGACGTGGCACTCATCTACGCCCTGCTCAACTTCCTGATGGCTGTCGCCATCTCGAAGTTCACGGTCGACCGAGGTGGGGTCCTGTGA
- a CDS encoding monovalent cation/H+ antiporter subunit E → MADSRILVPLSESVTVRQTVGYAVRSALNDAESVECHLVVAVPYDDSVPEGRTAFENADGLLRRATEWVREDAEGADVTVETEILGRGEYLFGPREYAETFRAYADEQGIERLVLDPEYQPGVTAPILQPLERELDEIGQSYDEAPVERSARHERLTGSESVGRVVTMFLISYGFYLVLGDPTYWFDLVTGAAVAGIVAVALSSITFTTAPTLVRSPLRNLRFALYVPYLLVEIIRANLAISVVILRPSMPIDPQMTRVNARVRDGLPLLALANSITLTPGTLTVRANDQRLLIHTLIPSARQDLFDGGLERAVRFVFHGRAAAGIPTPEERGDTEILEGEHR, encoded by the coding sequence GTGGCGGATAGTCGCATTCTCGTGCCGCTCTCGGAGTCGGTGACCGTCAGACAGACGGTCGGCTACGCGGTCCGTTCGGCGCTCAACGATGCCGAGTCTGTAGAGTGTCATCTCGTCGTCGCCGTTCCCTACGACGACAGCGTCCCAGAGGGGCGTACCGCATTCGAGAACGCTGACGGCCTGCTCAGACGAGCGACGGAATGGGTCCGCGAGGACGCCGAAGGCGCTGACGTGACGGTCGAAACGGAGATATTGGGCCGTGGGGAGTACCTGTTTGGCCCCCGAGAGTACGCCGAGACGTTTCGTGCGTACGCCGACGAGCAGGGAATAGAGCGCCTCGTTCTGGATCCCGAGTATCAGCCGGGCGTGACTGCGCCGATCCTCCAGCCCCTAGAGCGCGAACTCGACGAGATCGGCCAGTCATACGACGAGGCGCCTGTCGAGCGCTCTGCGCGCCACGAGCGCCTGACCGGCAGTGAAAGCGTCGGGCGCGTAGTCACGATGTTCCTGATCTCGTATGGCTTCTATCTCGTTCTGGGCGATCCAACCTACTGGTTCGATCTGGTCACGGGTGCTGCGGTCGCCGGCATCGTCGCGGTGGCGCTCTCTTCGATCACGTTTACCACCGCACCGACGTTGGTTCGCTCGCCGCTTCGCAACCTCCGGTTTGCGCTCTACGTTCCCTACCTGTTAGTCGAGATTATCAGGGCAAACCTGGCGATCTCGGTCGTCATCCTCCGGCCCTCGATGCCGATCGATCCGCAGATGACCAGGGTCAACGCTCGCGTTCGGGACGGGCTTCCGCTGCTGGCACTGGCCAACAGCATCACCCTGACTCCCGGCACACTGACAGTCCGCGCGAACGACCAACGGCTGCTGATTCACACGCTCATTCCGTCAGCTCGCCAGGACCTGTTCGACGGCGGGCTCGAGCGGGCTGTCCGCTTCGTCTTCCACGGCCGAGCGGCGGCGGGAATTCCGACGCCCGAAGAGCGCGGCGACACCGAGATTCTGGAGGGTGAGCACCGATGA
- a CDS encoding quinone-dependent dihydroorotate dehydrogenase, translated as MTLYARVRPLAFALPAETAHELGKSALRAAQSTRPTRAALDLAYRYEHPALAVERFGLRFPNPVGVAAGFDKNAEVTHALAALGFGAVEIGTVTPYPQAGNDRPRLFRLREDEGMVNRMGFNGEGMERVRERLERDGTPAIPMGVNVGKMNTSNAPEAIEDYRRVFDRLSPFADYVVVNVSCPNTPDAFDEGSPEHLRTIFETLAAENDDGTPILVKIGPDSSTESLLELVSIVEAFELDGIVATNTTTTREGVSDPNGRETGGMSGQPLETRSTETVRTLAQNTDLPIIGVGGVDSAESAYEKIRAGASLVQLYTGFVYNGPATARQINRGLVDLLERDGFGSVDDAVGADLE; from the coding sequence ATGACGCTGTACGCTCGGGTCAGGCCGCTCGCGTTCGCGCTTCCGGCCGAGACGGCCCACGAGCTGGGGAAGAGTGCCCTTCGGGCTGCCCAGTCGACGCGGCCGACGCGAGCCGCGCTGGATCTGGCGTACCGGTACGAACATCCGGCACTCGCGGTCGAACGGTTCGGGCTGCGATTTCCGAATCCGGTCGGCGTCGCCGCCGGCTTCGACAAGAACGCCGAGGTCACCCACGCCCTCGCCGCGCTCGGGTTCGGGGCCGTGGAGATCGGTACAGTGACGCCCTATCCTCAGGCAGGAAACGATCGGCCGCGTCTCTTCCGGTTGCGCGAAGACGAGGGGATGGTCAACCGCATGGGATTCAACGGCGAGGGGATGGAGCGGGTCCGGGAACGCCTCGAGCGCGACGGCACCCCCGCGATCCCGATGGGCGTCAACGTCGGGAAGATGAACACCTCGAACGCCCCGGAGGCGATCGAAGACTACCGGCGGGTGTTCGACCGACTCTCACCGTTCGCCGATTACGTCGTGGTCAACGTCTCCTGTCCGAATACGCCCGACGCCTTCGACGAAGGCTCGCCCGAACATCTGCGGACGATATTCGAGACTCTCGCTGCAGAGAACGACGACGGGACGCCGATTCTCGTCAAGATCGGCCCCGATTCGTCGACGGAGTCGCTGCTCGAACTGGTCTCGATCGTCGAGGCGTTCGAACTGGATGGAATCGTCGCCACGAACACGACGACGACCCGTGAGGGAGTATCGGATCCGAACGGCCGGGAGACCGGCGGAATGAGCGGACAACCGCTCGAAACGCGGTCGACCGAGACCGTCCGGACGCTCGCCCAGAATACCGACCTCCCGATTATCGGGGTCGGCGGAGTCGATTCGGCCGAAAGCGCTTACGAGAAGATCAGGGCGGGGGCCTCGCTCGTCCAACTGTACACTGGCTTCGTCTACAACGGGCCGGCGACGGCCCGGCAGATCAATCGGGGACTGGTCGACCTCTTGGAGCGCGACGGCTTCGGCTCCGTCGACGACGCTGTCGGCGCGGATCTCGAGTGA